One genomic window of Anoplolepis gracilipes chromosome 5, ASM4749672v1, whole genome shotgun sequence includes the following:
- the LOC140665639 gene encoding glucose dehydrogenase [FAD, quinone] isoform X2 encodes MSPTSSPFDVSSYLVPNLPDYQVPEAPCSSPFTSGLTLMDVCYGGSTNLFLNLLSMLTTYSTVINGVCERITPIDKPTLTYDFIVVGGGAAGPVVASRLSENANWSVLLVEAGPDEPAGTQIPSNLLLYLGTDLDWKYKTTNESHACLSTNGSCSWPRGKNLGGCTSHHGMMYHRGHEADYTKWYQMGNSGWAWSDVLPFFLKSENNQEVQTGRVDKNYHGTSGPMIVERFPWQPQFAWDVMHAAKQVRLGVTEDFVGPNPIGFTVAQTISKNGVRLSSPRAYLWPHRNRPNLHIALNATATKVNTKKVGSTVTATGIDLFMNNQHYTVNAKKEVILSAGTINSAQLLLLSGIGPKSVLDSVKISQVLDLPGVGENLHNHQSYGVDFNIDHKAIKELNIESATQYLFDQTGPMSATGLAQLSGILASNLTTPDDPDIQIFFAGFQAVCDTGDRIPDLVPYNNKITVRFTSVNVQPRSRGRITLASGNSSTHPIIWSNDLAEPADRQIIYQGIQKILKLTKAKALRKYRLKAIDDTAPQCKQYTKGSYAYWDCQMQYNTRPENHQSGTCKMGPSTDPMAVVDPSLKVHGINGLRVADASIMPQVVSGNPVAPIVMIGERCADFIKNDYKVNNLHSRGE; translated from the exons AGTCCGACATCTAGTCCTTTCGACGTTAGCAGCTATCTGGTACCTAATTTACCTGATTATCAGGTACCGGAAGCACCATGTTCATCGCCCTTCACAAGTGGACTTACATTGATGGATGTCTGCTATGGCGGTAGCaccaatttatttctaaatttgttGAGCATGTTAACTACTTATAGCACAGTAATTAACGGTGTCTGCGAGCGTATCACACCTATTGACAAACCGACTCTTACTTACGACTTTATTGTTGTTGGAG gtgGCGCAGCTGGTCCGGTCGTGGCCTCTAGGCTGAGCGAAAACGCGAACTGGTCTGTACTCCTCGTGGAAGCCGGACCGGATGAACCAGCTGGGACACAAATACCAAGCAACCTTCTACTCTATCTCG GCACGGATTTGGATTGGAAGTATAAGACTACAAATGAATCGCACGCGTGTTTAAGCACAAACGGCAGTTGCAGCTGGCCGAGGGGTAAGAATCTCGGCGGATGCACTTCCCATCACGGTATGATGTACCATCGCGGCCACGAAGCGGATTACACCAAGTGGTACCAAATGGGAAATTCTGGTTGGGCATGGTCAGAT GTACTTCCGTTCTTCCTTAAATCAGAAAACAATCAGGAGGTTCAGACAGGAAGAGTCGACAAAAATTATCATGGTACTAGCGGTCCGATGATAGTCGAAAG ATTCCCGTGGCAGCCGCAATTCGCTTGGGATGTAATGCATGCGGCGAAGCAAGTACGCCTCGGAGTCACCGAAGACTTCGTAGGCCCGAATCCCATAGGATTCACTGTCGCACAGACGATAAGCAAAAATGGAGTCAGGCTCAGCTCTCCCAGAGCTTACTTGTGGCCGCACAGGAATCGTCCAAATCTACATATAGCACTGAACGCAACCGCAACCAAAGtcaatacaaaaaaagtcGGGTCGACAGTGACAGCTACCGGAATCGATCTCTTTATG AATAACCAACATTATACCGTAAATGCGAAAAAGGAAGTAATACTTTCGGCTGGCACGATAAATTCGGCTCAGCTTCTGCTTTTGTCCGGCATCGGGCCGAAGAGTGTCTTGGATTCTGTGAAGATTAGCCAGGTTCTCGATTTGCCGGGAGTCGGCGAAAATCTCCACAATCATCAGTCGTACGGCGTGGATTTCAATATTGACCATAAGGCaataaaagagttaaatatcGAAAGTGCCACTCAATATCTGTTCGATCAAACCGGCCCGATGTCAGCAACGGGTTTAGCTCAACTCAGTGGTATCCTGGCGTCTAATCTCACTACCCCGGACGATCCAGACATTCAGATCTTCTTTGCTGGTTTTCAAGCTGTTTGTGACACGGGCGACAGAATTCCAGATTTGGTAccatataacaataaaataactgTTAGATTTACCTCCGTAAATGTACAGCCACGCAGTAGAG GCCGAATCACGCTTGCATCGGGAAATTCATCGACACATCCCATCATCTGGAGTAACGATCTGGCGGAGCCGGCCGACAGACAAATTATTTACCAGGGTattcaaaagattttaaaattgacaaaagCGAAAGCATTAAGGAAGTATCGTTTGAAGGCAATAGATGACACTGCTCCGCAATGCAAGCAGTACACAAAGGGCAGCTATGCATATTGGGACTGTCAAATGCAATACAACACCCGGCCCGAAAATCATCAGAGCGGCACTTGCAAAATGGGTCCCAGTACAGATCCCATGGCTGTCGTTGATCCATCTCTCAAAGTTCATGGCATAAACGGATTGAGAGTAGCTGACGCGTCTATCATGCCGCag gTGGTCAGCGGTAATCCCGTTGCTCCAATCGTCATGATTGGCGAAAGATGTgctgattttataaaaaatgattacaaAGTTAATAATCTCCACTCACGTGGAGAGTAA
- the LOC140665639 gene encoding glucose dehydrogenase [FAD, quinone] isoform X1 yields MYSNLFPSPTSSPFDVSSYLVPNLPDYQVPEAPCSSPFTSGLTLMDVCYGGSTNLFLNLLSMLTTYSTVINGVCERITPIDKPTLTYDFIVVGGGAAGPVVASRLSENANWSVLLVEAGPDEPAGTQIPSNLLLYLGTDLDWKYKTTNESHACLSTNGSCSWPRGKNLGGCTSHHGMMYHRGHEADYTKWYQMGNSGWAWSDVLPFFLKSENNQEVQTGRVDKNYHGTSGPMIVERFPWQPQFAWDVMHAAKQVRLGVTEDFVGPNPIGFTVAQTISKNGVRLSSPRAYLWPHRNRPNLHIALNATATKVNTKKVGSTVTATGIDLFMNNQHYTVNAKKEVILSAGTINSAQLLLLSGIGPKSVLDSVKISQVLDLPGVGENLHNHQSYGVDFNIDHKAIKELNIESATQYLFDQTGPMSATGLAQLSGILASNLTTPDDPDIQIFFAGFQAVCDTGDRIPDLVPYNNKITVRFTSVNVQPRSRGRITLASGNSSTHPIIWSNDLAEPADRQIIYQGIQKILKLTKAKALRKYRLKAIDDTAPQCKQYTKGSYAYWDCQMQYNTRPENHQSGTCKMGPSTDPMAVVDPSLKVHGINGLRVADASIMPQVVSGNPVAPIVMIGERCADFIKNDYKVNNLHSRGE; encoded by the exons AGTCCGACATCTAGTCCTTTCGACGTTAGCAGCTATCTGGTACCTAATTTACCTGATTATCAGGTACCGGAAGCACCATGTTCATCGCCCTTCACAAGTGGACTTACATTGATGGATGTCTGCTATGGCGGTAGCaccaatttatttctaaatttgttGAGCATGTTAACTACTTATAGCACAGTAATTAACGGTGTCTGCGAGCGTATCACACCTATTGACAAACCGACTCTTACTTACGACTTTATTGTTGTTGGAG gtgGCGCAGCTGGTCCGGTCGTGGCCTCTAGGCTGAGCGAAAACGCGAACTGGTCTGTACTCCTCGTGGAAGCCGGACCGGATGAACCAGCTGGGACACAAATACCAAGCAACCTTCTACTCTATCTCG GCACGGATTTGGATTGGAAGTATAAGACTACAAATGAATCGCACGCGTGTTTAAGCACAAACGGCAGTTGCAGCTGGCCGAGGGGTAAGAATCTCGGCGGATGCACTTCCCATCACGGTATGATGTACCATCGCGGCCACGAAGCGGATTACACCAAGTGGTACCAAATGGGAAATTCTGGTTGGGCATGGTCAGAT GTACTTCCGTTCTTCCTTAAATCAGAAAACAATCAGGAGGTTCAGACAGGAAGAGTCGACAAAAATTATCATGGTACTAGCGGTCCGATGATAGTCGAAAG ATTCCCGTGGCAGCCGCAATTCGCTTGGGATGTAATGCATGCGGCGAAGCAAGTACGCCTCGGAGTCACCGAAGACTTCGTAGGCCCGAATCCCATAGGATTCACTGTCGCACAGACGATAAGCAAAAATGGAGTCAGGCTCAGCTCTCCCAGAGCTTACTTGTGGCCGCACAGGAATCGTCCAAATCTACATATAGCACTGAACGCAACCGCAACCAAAGtcaatacaaaaaaagtcGGGTCGACAGTGACAGCTACCGGAATCGATCTCTTTATG AATAACCAACATTATACCGTAAATGCGAAAAAGGAAGTAATACTTTCGGCTGGCACGATAAATTCGGCTCAGCTTCTGCTTTTGTCCGGCATCGGGCCGAAGAGTGTCTTGGATTCTGTGAAGATTAGCCAGGTTCTCGATTTGCCGGGAGTCGGCGAAAATCTCCACAATCATCAGTCGTACGGCGTGGATTTCAATATTGACCATAAGGCaataaaagagttaaatatcGAAAGTGCCACTCAATATCTGTTCGATCAAACCGGCCCGATGTCAGCAACGGGTTTAGCTCAACTCAGTGGTATCCTGGCGTCTAATCTCACTACCCCGGACGATCCAGACATTCAGATCTTCTTTGCTGGTTTTCAAGCTGTTTGTGACACGGGCGACAGAATTCCAGATTTGGTAccatataacaataaaataactgTTAGATTTACCTCCGTAAATGTACAGCCACGCAGTAGAG GCCGAATCACGCTTGCATCGGGAAATTCATCGACACATCCCATCATCTGGAGTAACGATCTGGCGGAGCCGGCCGACAGACAAATTATTTACCAGGGTattcaaaagattttaaaattgacaaaagCGAAAGCATTAAGGAAGTATCGTTTGAAGGCAATAGATGACACTGCTCCGCAATGCAAGCAGTACACAAAGGGCAGCTATGCATATTGGGACTGTCAAATGCAATACAACACCCGGCCCGAAAATCATCAGAGCGGCACTTGCAAAATGGGTCCCAGTACAGATCCCATGGCTGTCGTTGATCCATCTCTCAAAGTTCATGGCATAAACGGATTGAGAGTAGCTGACGCGTCTATCATGCCGCag gTGGTCAGCGGTAATCCCGTTGCTCCAATCGTCATGATTGGCGAAAGATGTgctgattttataaaaaatgattacaaAGTTAATAATCTCCACTCACGTGGAGAGTAA